Within Phaeodactylum tricornutum CCAP 1055/1 chromosome 26, whole genome shotgun sequence, the genomic segment CCCTTGGTATTCCAAGGGTCGACCGTCGAACTTTCCGTACAACACCGATACACCGGGTTTGATGGGATTCTCGATACGGACTCCGGTAAGCGGGTGTATTTTCCCGGGCCCGGCCTCTACGACAACTCCCTCGGTGGGACGCTCTTTGGACTGATCGGGCAACAAAATGCCACCGCCGGTCGCCGTCAAGGTGTCCTTGACGCGGACGAGTACGAGGTTGCCCAGCGGTGTTAGCGGTGCGCGGATTTCTTTGCCATCCAGAGTAATCGGAGCCGCAGCGTGCTGTGTCAAAGGAGTTTGGGTTGGCACATTAATTCTGTGTGAGGGAATCCAAGCCAAAGTTGAAGCCACCGAGATCAAGACTAGTAGCAATACGGGGTAGGAGACGAGGAATGATCTCATTCTGATTGGAGTCAACAAAAACCAGCGGTGAGGAATGGAAGACGAGATAGCAATAGACAGCGGTCGCTTGACTCGTCGTTAGGAAGGCAAACTAGTGTTCAGCTCGGCTTGATTGTGTTTTGTTGTCCTGGTTCCCAACGAACGTACTGTACTCTCGGTTCGAAGGATATCGTCTGTCTCCCCATGCACCATCAAAACCGATTACATGGTGATGTTTGTGATTGTCTTGCCGCCGTATGGAAAGCAGACGGCCTGGCCTCACTAGTCGAGCGAGGGCTTTTTCCAAAGATATGCCAGTGGATACTGGAATGGTCAAATATATTTCTCAATTTTACGTTCTAGATTCCAAGAGTACGTTCAACAATAGCCGCTGCGAGCCTTCGTTTTGCGCTCCCTCCAATCCGTGGTCCGGGCGGGCGGGCGGGCGGAAAGGAAAACAGCGACAATGAGGAAAGTATTCGAGTGGTCGTCATTCTAAACAAACAGTCCTTCCGCGTAGTACAATCCAATTCCGTCAGTTACTCGTTATATCCGTTCTGCTTACTCATTCCCTCGATAGTGTTCTGCCTCGACCTTTGTCACAAACAGTAATTATGTCTTCCATGGCCTACAATCAGGCCGCGGGCCTTTCCGGAATGTTGAAAGAAGGCAGTCGTCACGTCATGGACGACGATCCGACTGCGGGATCCGTCACGCTACGCAACATCGAAGCCTGTATGCAGTTATCCCGCATGCTACGCACTTCACTGGGACCTCAAGGACGGTGCAAGCTTGTGGTGAACCATCTGGAAAGGCTGATTGTCACGTCCGATTGTGCTTCCATTTTGAAGGAAGTAACGATCGAGCACCCCGCGGCGCAACTGCTTGCCGAGGCTTGTCAGAAGCAAGAAACGGAGCGTGGGGACAACACCAACTTTGTGCTCGCCTTTGGTGGAGAAATTCTCTGGCAGACGTCACAACTCATTGCCAAAATGACTTGGCAACCCGCACCGGAGATTCTCGCCGGATACCAGCGAGCACTGACGCTCGTCGAAAACAAGTTGTTGCCCGATCTAGTTTGTGATGGAGTTACCGACTTGAAGGACAAGCATCAGCTTCTCAAGATTCTACAGCCGGTACTTGCTTCCAAGCAGTACGGATCCGAACAAACGCTCGCTCCCATTGTTGCCGACGCTTGTTTGACCGTTATGGACGCGCAGGGAAAGTTCAACGCCGAATCCGTTCGCGTTTGCAAGATTCCCGGTAG encodes:
- a CDS encoding predicted protein — translated: LTPLGNLVLVRVKDTLTATGGGILLPDQSKERPTEGVVVEAGPGKIHPLTGVRIENPIKPGVSVLYGKFDGRPLEYQGDECQVIRDDDVL